In one window of Bemisia tabaci chromosome 6, PGI_BMITA_v3 DNA:
- the LOC109036491 gene encoding uncharacterized protein, translating into MISRGLLVLCAALLAHGLDSSAGNTPTGNALTGNVPPAVLASGKSSAEAASDSLKATPVSGKSAPITGDSSSVESVPYINYTPVSGRSAPLTGDSSSVESVSSISSSSISGKSSESASSSAIDPTSVSDKSASVTSASSESASSSGSTLNPTPVASKSVSTSDSSSSSESASSSGSSANSTPVSGKGVVSGKGSSESAALTGNADMSSGSWETILPDGSNPSSVVAFAGESADMEPAASSNAEAKAEAKASPSPKNKSNPKSEYENISKPKTTTAPSKDDSEDSSDGDDSDDTETNGHGETHQDQQLSKPNSTEKPKTKPESSSIMTVTKSPKNSTSSSGNKTTIAPPQTGGSGSQTLQSGEDQSGADHVTCGALALLAVCVHFALSY; encoded by the coding sequence ATGATCAGCCGCGGACTCCTAGTTCTCTGCGCCGCGCTCCTGGCGCACGGACTCGACTCCTCCGCCGGAAACACCCCCACCGGAAATGCCCTGACCGGAAACGTCCCGCCCGCCGTCCTCGCCTCTGGGAAGAGCTCCGCGGAGGCCGCCTCCGACAGCCTCAAAGCCACCCCCGTTTCCGGCAAAAGTGCCCCCATCACCGGCGACTCCAGCTCAGTGGAAAGCGTCCCTTACATCAACTACACCCCCGTTTCCGGTAGAAGCGCACCCCTGACCGGCGATTCCAGCTCCGTGGAAAGTGTCTCGTCCATCAGTTCTTCGTCCATTTCCGGTAAAAGTTCAGAAAGCGCGTCATCCAGTGCTATTGACCCTACGTCCGTCTCTGATAAAAGTGCGTCCGTGACCAGTGCTTCTTCGGAAAGCGCGTCGTCCAGCGGAAGTACCCTAAACCCCACCCCTGTTGCCAGTAAAAGTGTATCTACCAGTGACTCCAGCTCGTCTTCGGAAAGCGCGTCGTCTAGCGGAAGTTCCGCGAACTCCACCCCCGTTTCCGGTAAAGGTGTCGTTTCCGGCAAAGGCTCCTCGGAGAGCGCCGCGCTGACCGGAAACGCCGACATGTCTTCGGGCTCCTGGGAGACCATCCTCCCTGACGGCAGCAACCCTAGCTCGGTTGTAGCGTTCGCCGGCGAGAGCGCCGATATGGAGCCTGCCGCCTCTTCGAACGCCGAGGCTAAGGCCGAGGCAAAGGCATCCCCCAGCCCGAAGAACAAATCCAACCCGAAGAGTGAGTACGAGAACATCTCCAAGCCCAAAACCACAACGGCGCCTTCGAAGGATGACAGCGAGGATagctccgacggggacgacagCGACGACACGGAGACGAACGGTCATGGAGAGACCCACCAGGACCAGCAGCTCTCGAAGCCCAACTCGACGGAGAAACCCAAGACCAAACCGGAGTCTTCTTCCATCATGACCGTGACGAAGAGCCCGAAGAACTCGACGAGTTCCTCCGGGAACAAAACCACGATCGCGCCCCCGCAAACCGGAGGTTCCGGGTCCCAGACCCTCCAGTCCGGCGAGGACCAGTCCGGGGCAGATCACGTGACCTGCGGTGCCCTCGCCCTTCTGGCCGTGTGCGTGCACTTTGCACTTTCGTACTGA